The stretch of DNA GAAATTTTCACAAAACATGTTGAGCTTCTTAAACAAGCTATTGAAACTGTGATGGAGGAAGGATTGCAAACAGGTGAAATTTCAAAGAATCAATCAGCTGAAGAATTAGCTAGTCTGTTTTTAAGCAGTTATTACGGATTCCGTGTTCTTAATGTATCGATGCAAAATCAGATGTTAGCTGAACAGGTTATCAAAGGAACAATGGAGTCCATTTTTGGCGCTTAGTGCGCTCTTTTTTCGCACTATTTTTGTACCAATCATTACAATAATGATAAGGAGTGTTTTTATGCCATCGATTATTTATTTATTAGCTTTAGCAATCTTTTGTATGACTACATCAGAATTTATGGTTGCAGGTATGATGAACGAACTTGCTTTTGTATTTCAGGTTTCTATATCGTCTATTGGGTATTTAATTACAGCTTATGCAGGAGCAATGGTCATAGGAGGTCCCCTTGTGACCGCAACTCTCACTCTCCTACGAGTGCGCAGTAAACAAGCATTATTGTTTTTAATGTTTATATTTTTAATTGGTCAATCACTCGGAGCTATTGCTTGGAACTATGATATTATGATGATTTCACGTATTATAACTGGTATCGCTTCAGCTTCTGCTTTTGGAGTTGCGATTTCCTTTTCTGCAGCATTGGTTCACTCTGATTCAAGGGGAAAAGCTGCATCAATTGTACTTGCAGGTTTAATGATTGCAACTGTCTTAGGATTACCTATAACAACCTTTATTTCGCAATATTATGGCTGGCGTATTAGCTTTGGGGCTGTTTCTGTTCTTGTTCTAGTATCAGGAATAATGATCCAATGGTTGTTACCATCATCTTCAAATAAAGAGCAATTAAATTGGAAAGACGAACTTCAGCGATTTAAAAATTTTCATCTTTGGGCAGCGTACGTAACAAGTATGTTTATTATTGGAGGTACGTTTGCAGCATTTAGTTATTTCACTCCTATCTTTACAAACGTTACAGGCTTTTCAAGCGCAAGTATTCCATATTTACTTGCTCTCTATGGTAGTGCGACGGTAATTGGGAATATAATAATTGGCAAGTTCGCTGATAAATTTACAATGAAAATACTTATGGGTGGATTAATTATATTAATCGTAGCGTTGTCTTTATTTGCTTTAGGTGCAGAGAATAGATACATTGCGGTTATTTCTACGATTTTTATTGGTTTAACTGGTGTAGCATTGAATCCGGCTATGGTTGCGAGGGTAATGAAAACAGCTGGTAATGGAACAATGATAAATACCGTTCATAGTTCTTTTATTACGCTGGGTATTGTTATTGGTTCGTCACTAGGTGGTCTTGGAATCAGTAAAGGATATGGTTTTGTATCTCCGCTGTGGATTGGATCTTGTTTAGCTATCCTTGGGGTAATTTCATTATTACCATATTTATATAAGAGAAAGACGGATTAAGTGGTTTAAAGTGTCTTTACATCTTTATTCCCTTTTCGCTAAATTTACTTTTTGATTATGCGTTGATAATGATAGTTTTTTGCTAGGTATCTAGTCAACAATCCGGTAGCTATATTATTCTTATAAAGAAAGCATCTTTCTTGTTAGCTTAGATTACAATTGTAATCAAACTTTGTTGTTAAAATGAATTATATAGAAAAACGTAGCCTCTTATTTTGATTAATCTTTTTTCAAAATAAAAGGGCTTATTCTATTACAAAATCAACGTTCGTAACACTTTCCTAATCAAACTTTGTTTTAAACCAACACCTAACGTTGTTTTTTATAAAAATTCTAAAAAGAGATTTAAAAAGTTTCTTATAGGAAAATAAAGGGCGATTTTAATAAATTCCGTAATATTTCCAATTATCATAATTAAAAAATTTTAGATTCCCACCTGAATCCTTAGGATCAATTGGATTGTTGTTATATTTCCTATATAAAGTGAAACTTCCATCAGTGGGGGTTTTTTCATCCCCCACTTAGGTTTCTTTAATTCTCTCGCAACCTTGAAGTGGGGGGTCTTACTGCCCGTTAATCTGCGATAAACCTCCTTCAGTCAATTTTTATTTCACGCTTAGACTGATTTATTTATATGTAAAGTATTTTTAACTAGATTATTTTTCTGTTGAAAATTTCTATTTACAAGATAGATACCACTAATAATAAACAAGCCACCAATTATAATTGAAGGATATAACTTCTCCCCTAATAATAACCAACCAGATAATACACCGAAGAAAGGTGCCAAAAACAGAAAAGCACTTGTTTTTCCTGGATCCCCCTTTTGTAGAAGGTAATACCAGACAGCAAATTGAACAATAGAAGACATAATACTTAACCATAATAAAATGAACAATGAATTAACATTCAAAATGAAGTACGGCTTTTCAAGAATAAAGCTAGCAAGTAAAAGTAGTAATCCACCAAAAAACATCTGATAAGCGGATAGAACCCAAGTATCGAAAGACGTTCCCCATTTTTTAACTAATAATGTTGAAATTGCCCAAAAAACAGCTGAAAGAATTCCAAAAAGAATGCCAATATTAAATTCAATTTGTGCTCCCATTGTAATAACTACCCCTACTAACCCTAAAAGAACACCAATCCATTGATAAAGTTTATAGCGTGCTTGTAAAAAGATGGTGCTGAATACAACAACAAGTAAAGGATTAGAAAATGTAAGAATTGAGGATTCACTAGCTGTAATGGTTCGTAAACTCAAGAAAATCCCCCCCATAACACCAGCTGTTTGGAAAGTACCAATAATAAACATCTTTATCCACTGTCCTTTAGATGTTGGGTGAGGTCTTTTTAACATGATAACGATTGCTGCCATTATGAATCCGGCAAGTATGAAACGCAATGCTGCTAATAACAACGGGGATGAATAAGACAAACCTATTTTACCTACAGCAAAAGAAGAGCCCATTAAAAATGTTGTTAAGAGTATTAATATTATAAATTTGAAATTATTCATTTTTTACCTCCTCACATTTCGTAGTGACTAATATGTAAATATTATAAATTCTGAATGTTTCAGCCGTTATCGAAATATGGAATGCAAATGTAGATAAATTAAATATGTGAAGATTTAATTTGCAATAGTTGTGAACGTGAATATCATCGCTCTTAACATGCATAGATTGATTACGGAAAAATGGGAAAAAGAACAAATCAATAGAGAAATACACATTAAAGAATGTAAATTAGAAGTGTTGAAAGAGCTATTGAAATGATGATGTTTTACGGCTAGCTCATTCTATTCGAGAAGGTAAAGTATTGAGTGCATTGATTATGGAGAATTTAGGGTCTTATACCCATCAAAATAAAGTAGCCAAGGCACTAAGAGAAATAGGAAGAATTGAGAAAACAATTTTCATTTTAGATTATCTTTCAGATAAAACAATGCGTAGACGTATTCAACGAGGATTGAATAAAGGAGAAGCCATGAATGCACTTGCTCGAGCTATTTTCTTTGGGAAACATGGTGAATTCCGAGAAAGAGCGCTACAAGATCAACTTCAAAGAAGTAGTGCAGTAAACCTCTTAATTAATACAATTAGTGTGTGGAATACTGTTTATTTAAGTGAAGCAATAAACGTTTTGAAGAAAAAAGAACAATTTGATGAAGAATTATTAAGACATATTTCTCCATTAGGATGGGAACACATTAACTTTCTAGGAGAATACCGATTTAATAAAAAAGAAATTGCACCATTAGACTCTCTACGACCACTACAGATGACTTAACAATAAGAAGCCGATTACTCCCTTAGCGTACAGGAAATCGGCTTTTTCTTTATGAAATGTTGCTTAGCGTACGAAATTCGCGTTTTGTTGGTGCTACCCCAATAAATAAAAAATAAAAAACCCTCCCTCTTCAAATCTCTCAAAATAAGGGAGGATATTTTTATTATTGAATATGTTAAACTTCCTGGTTAATTTCCGCTGCAGGCACTTGCTTTCCGATCCGATCACAACAAATTTGCATTATCAACACTGAGCTTTAACACAACCTTATTATTAAATAAGACTTACAATCCGCTTCTTCTTCCATGACCATCGATAATACGAGTATTGTAAAGCTAGGGTCACGATAAAGGCAGCAGGGTAGCCGATCCATATCCCTTTTATTCCAAGAGTTGTGTAGGTTGAAAGCAAGTATGCCACTGGTACTTCAACAAGCCAGATGGGTATAATGCTTAAAATAGTTGGCCATAAGACCGTTCCGCTTGCACGCATAGTAGATGTTAGGATATACGAATGCCCAATAATTAAGTAGCTCCAAAGCGTAATCATTAATAAGCTTTGGGCAATATTAATCGTATCCTTACTTGTAATAAACAAGCCTAATATATTTTTCGAAAAGATATAGATGACAATAATTAAGATTCCACTAATAACATAGTTAAGAAAAACACCTGTCTTTATTACTTGCTTTAACCGATCAAGCTGATTGGCACCAATAGATTGTGCAGCAAAGACAGAGACAGCAATACTTAGACTAATTGCTGGCATTTGCACATAGCTTGCTACTTGATTAACGACCCCATATGCTGCCGTCGCATCAGAACCATACCGATTT from Cytobacillus dafuensis encodes:
- a CDS encoding MFS transporter, with translation MPSIIYLLALAIFCMTTSEFMVAGMMNELAFVFQVSISSIGYLITAYAGAMVIGGPLVTATLTLLRVRSKQALLFLMFIFLIGQSLGAIAWNYDIMMISRIITGIASASAFGVAISFSAALVHSDSRGKAASIVLAGLMIATVLGLPITTFISQYYGWRISFGAVSVLVLVSGIMIQWLLPSSSNKEQLNWKDELQRFKNFHLWAAYVTSMFIIGGTFAAFSYFTPIFTNVTGFSSASIPYLLALYGSATVIGNIIIGKFADKFTMKILMGGLIILIVALSLFALGAENRYIAVISTIFIGLTGVALNPAMVARVMKTAGNGTMINTVHSSFITLGIVIGSSLGGLGISKGYGFVSPLWIGSCLAILGVISLLPYLYKRKTD
- a CDS encoding DMT family transporter encodes the protein MNNFKFIILILLTTFLMGSSFAVGKIGLSYSSPLLLAALRFILAGFIMAAIVIMLKRPHPTSKGQWIKMFIIGTFQTAGVMGGIFLSLRTITASESSILTFSNPLLVVVFSTIFLQARYKLYQWIGVLLGLVGVVITMGAQIEFNIGILFGILSAVFWAISTLLVKKWGTSFDTWVLSAYQMFFGGLLLLLASFILEKPYFILNVNSLFILLWLSIMSSIVQFAVWYYLLQKGDPGKTSAFLFLAPFFGVLSGWLLLGEKLYPSIIIGGLFIISGIYLVNRNFQQKNNLVKNTLHINKSV